Proteins co-encoded in one Pseudomonadota bacterium genomic window:
- a CDS encoding response regulator: KIKYAKILEKNLGMVDTVWMRKDGTLMDVHLQSAPLTPGDLSTGVTFTALDITDRKKAEEDKRKMELQIQHVQKLESLGVLAGGIAHDFNNILMTILGNADLAVSDLSPASPAYINLIEIEKASRRAADLCKQMLAYSGHGKFISQPLDLSTVISEMNHMLEVSISKHVVLKYQLTENLPAVLGDANQINQIIMNLVVNSSEAIEKNSGVVSISTGAMECDRKYLTETYLDDNLPEGIYCYIEIADTGCGMEKDIIAKFFDPFFSTKFAGRGLGMSAVLGIVRGHKGALKVYSEPRRGTTIKVLFPALEDSVPATKNNEDLEIVKWRGHGTVLLVDDEETIRTLGKKMLERIGFSVLVAKDGRDAVNVYKQFESEIDCVLTDLTMPHMDGEVAFRELRKINRNVRVILSSGYNEQDVTEKFVGKGLAGFIQKPYTLALLREAMQKIFQNQE; the protein is encoded by the coding sequence CAAAATCAAGTATGCAAAAATTCTGGAAAAAAACCTCGGAATGGTTGACACGGTGTGGATGCGCAAAGACGGAACGCTCATGGATGTCCATCTTCAGTCGGCCCCGCTTACTCCGGGCGATTTGTCAACCGGTGTAACATTCACCGCCCTGGATATTACCGACCGAAAAAAAGCCGAAGAAGACAAGCGTAAAATGGAACTGCAGATCCAGCATGTTCAAAAACTAGAAAGCCTGGGAGTTCTTGCCGGCGGCATTGCCCACGATTTCAATAATATTCTGATGACCATCCTCGGTAATGCTGACCTTGCAGTTTCCGACCTTTCTCCTGCATCCCCTGCATATATAAATCTCATTGAAATAGAAAAGGCTTCACGCAGAGCCGCCGATCTTTGCAAGCAGATGCTCGCCTACTCCGGCCACGGCAAATTTATCTCCCAGCCCCTGGATCTGTCGACGGTTATTTCCGAAATGAACCATATGCTTGAGGTTTCTATTTCCAAACATGTGGTCCTGAAATATCAACTGACGGAAAACCTTCCGGCGGTCCTCGGCGACGCAAACCAGATCAACCAGATCATAATGAATCTGGTGGTTAATTCTTCCGAAGCAATTGAAAAAAATAGCGGCGTGGTGTCCATATCCACTGGCGCCATGGAATGTGACCGGAAATATCTCACCGAAACATACCTTGATGACAACCTGCCAGAGGGTATCTATTGTTACATTGAAATCGCCGATACCGGCTGCGGCATGGAAAAAGACATCATCGCCAAATTCTTTGACCCATTTTTTTCAACAAAATTCGCTGGTCGCGGCCTTGGGATGTCAGCGGTCCTGGGCATTGTCCGGGGACATAAAGGCGCACTCAAGGTTTACAGCGAGCCCCGCCGAGGAACCACTATCAAGGTCCTCTTCCCGGCACTGGAAGACTCTGTTCCGGCGACAAAAAACAACGAAGACCTTGAAATAGTCAAGTGGCGTGGACACGGAACAGTTCTGCTTGTAGATGACGAGGAAACCATCCGCACCCTTGGCAAGAAAATGCTTGAACGCATTGGTTTTTCGGTTCTGGTGGCAAAGGACGGCAGAGACGCGGTGAATGTTTACAAACAGTTTGAATCCGAAATCGATTGTGTCCTCACGGATCTCACCATGCCGCACATGGATGGAGAAGTTGCCTTTCGCGAGCTTCGAAAGATTAACCGCAATGTTCGGGTTATCCTGTCAAGCGGCTACAACGAACAGGATGTAACAGAGAAATTTGTCGGCAAAGGTCTTGCCGGGTTTATTCAAAAGCCATATACCCTTGCCCTGCTCCGCGAGGCAATGCAGAAAATATTTCAGAACCAGGAATAA
- the rfaE2 gene encoding D-glycero-beta-D-manno-heptose 1-phosphate adenylyltransferase, whose protein sequence is MQQSLEKKSTSGSYFAGFVQLDVRLGAIEENIAAVRKGLKDLRPSSPGMVVLPELWATGFDYENLSSLAVKTPEVLQAVQDLAAEHKIIIAGSLPEHEDGFFYNTLYLVDAGGLIGSFRKQHLFPLMEEEKHFSRGFFPRPISTELGLIACLVCYDLRFPDLARSQVAQGAALLVLSGQWPEARKDHWLTLARARAIENQVYVIACNRCGKTGSTTFAGNSMIIAPDGSILVEAGKEETALGAQLSQGFVEEVRNRFNTVSAVDYSMPDREKISSVETVCAVMDQYRKIGRSVVFTNGCFDILHQGHVTYLEAARRQGSCLVVGLNSDKSVQSIKGPTRPVNRQESRARVLAALGCVDHVVIFDDDTPLNLITRLKPDVLVKGADWPLEKIVGAKEVIEGGGKVVNIPLVADFSTTEIIRKMQGN, encoded by the coding sequence ATGCAGCAGTCTTTAGAAAAAAAGAGCACCTCCGGTTCTTATTTCGCGGGATTCGTGCAGCTTGATGTCCGGCTCGGGGCCATCGAGGAAAATATTGCTGCGGTCAGAAAAGGATTAAAGGACTTGCGGCCGTCCAGTCCTGGAATGGTTGTGCTTCCGGAATTATGGGCCACAGGATTTGATTATGAAAATCTTTCCTCACTGGCTGTAAAAACACCTGAAGTTTTACAGGCGGTGCAGGATCTTGCTGCAGAACACAAGATCATTATTGCCGGGTCCTTGCCGGAGCACGAAGACGGTTTTTTTTATAATACCCTTTATCTGGTTGACGCAGGCGGACTAATCGGCAGCTTTCGAAAGCAGCACCTGTTCCCGCTCATGGAGGAGGAAAAACATTTTTCCAGGGGTTTTTTCCCCCGGCCCATATCGACGGAACTGGGGTTGATCGCCTGCCTTGTCTGTTATGACCTGCGGTTTCCCGATCTGGCAAGAAGTCAGGTAGCGCAGGGGGCGGCGCTTCTGGTGCTCAGCGGCCAGTGGCCTGAAGCCAGAAAAGACCACTGGCTGACCCTTGCAAGGGCGCGGGCAATTGAAAATCAGGTGTATGTGATTGCCTGTAACCGGTGCGGGAAAACAGGCTCGACAACCTTTGCCGGCAATTCCATGATAATCGCTCCGGACGGCTCGATACTTGTTGAAGCCGGCAAAGAAGAAACAGCTCTTGGGGCACAGTTGTCACAAGGGTTTGTGGAAGAGGTGCGGAATAGATTTAATACTGTTTCAGCTGTTGACTATTCAATGCCGGACCGCGAGAAAATCAGCTCGGTGGAAACAGTATGCGCTGTAATGGATCAATACAGAAAAATCGGCCGAAGCGTTGTTTTTACCAACGGCTGTTTTGATATTCTACACCAGGGACATGTGACCTATCTCGAAGCCGCACGCCGGCAGGGGAGTTGTCTTGTTGTCGGGTTGAACAGTGATAAAAGCGTACAATCCATAAAGGGGCCGACTCGACCGGTGAACCGGCAGGAAAGTCGCGCCAGGGTTCTTGCCGCACTTGGGTGTGTGGATCATGTGGTGATATTTGATGATGATACGCCCTTGAACCTGATAACCAGGCTCAAGCCCGATGTTCTGGTAAAGGGAGCGGACTGGCCGTTGGAAAAAATAGTCGGCGCGAAAGAGGTCATTGAAGGCGGCGGCAAGGTAGTCAACATCCCCCTGGTTGCTGATTTTTCCACCACCGAAATAATAAGGAAAATGCAGGGGAATTAG